The proteins below come from a single Geothermobacter hydrogeniphilus genomic window:
- the rsxA gene encoding electron transport complex subunit RsxA — translation MVELILILISAIFVNNFVLARFLGICPFLGVSKKVETALGMGMAVTFVMTVAAVVTWLIQYFILIPFNIEYLQTIAFILVIASLVQLVEMVIQKVSPVLYQSLGIFLPLITTNCAVLGLAVLNIQKGYSFLESVVFAIGAALGFTLAMVLFAGLRERIDLCPVPKSFRGTAIALVTAGLLSLAFMGFAGLVKG, via the coding sequence ATGGTTGAACTGATCCTTATTCTGATCAGCGCGATCTTCGTCAACAACTTTGTTCTGGCGCGGTTTCTCGGTATTTGTCCCTTCCTCGGGGTGTCGAAGAAGGTTGAGACGGCGCTTGGCATGGGGATGGCGGTGACCTTCGTCATGACCGTTGCGGCCGTGGTGACCTGGCTGATCCAGTACTTCATTCTGATTCCCTTCAATATCGAGTATCTGCAGACCATTGCCTTTATACTCGTGATTGCCTCCCTGGTGCAGCTGGTGGAGATGGTCATTCAGAAGGTAAGCCCGGTTCTTTACCAGTCTCTCGGCATTTTTTTGCCCCTGATTACAACAAATTGCGCCGTTCTCGGTTTGGCAGTACTTAATATCCAGAAGGGTTACAGTTTCCTGGAGAGTGTTGTCTTTGCGATCGGCGCGGCCCTCGGTTTTACCCTCGCCATGGTTCTCTTTGCCGGTTTGCGAGAGCGGATCGACCTTTGTCCGGTGCCGAAAAGTTTTCGTGGTACGGCGATCGCTTTGGTCACGGCGGGATTGCTCTCGCTGGCGTTCATGGGTTTTGCCGGTCTGGTCAAGGGATAA